A window from Enterocloster bolteae encodes these proteins:
- the hpf gene encoding ribosome hibernation-promoting factor, HPF/YfiA family, with the protein MRYTITGRNIEVTPGLKAAVEKKIGKLEHFFTPDTEVIVALSAQKDRQKIEVTIPVKGNTIRAEESSTDMYVSIDLVEEIIERQIRRYRKKLIDKKQAAISFSQAFIEEEDEVQDDEIQIVKTKKFAIKPTIPEEACLQMEMLGHNFYVFLNADTDQVNVVYKRKNGTYGLIEPEF; encoded by the coding sequence ATGCGTTATACCATAACAGGACGAAATATTGAGGTAACTCCAGGTTTGAAGGCTGCCGTTGAAAAGAAGATTGGCAAGCTGGAACATTTCTTCACGCCGGACACCGAAGTAATCGTAGCGCTTAGCGCACAGAAAGACCGACAAAAAATCGAGGTGACTATCCCAGTCAAAGGCAATACCATCCGCGCGGAGGAATCCAGCACTGATATGTATGTATCCATTGATCTGGTAGAGGAAATCATTGAGCGCCAGATCCGCAGATATAGAAAGAAACTCATTGATAAGAAACAGGCCGCCATCTCTTTCTCCCAGGCCTTCATAGAGGAAGAGGACGAAGTACAGGATGACGAGATTCAGATTGTCAAGACAAAGAAATTTGCCATCAAGCCAACCATTCCCGAGGAAGCATGCCTCCAGATGGAGATGCTGGGACACAATTTCTACGTGTTCCTGAACGCGGATACAGACCAGGTGAACGTGGTCTATAAGCGTAAGAACGGAACTTACGGACTGATTGAGCCGGAGTTCTAA